The following proteins are encoded in a genomic region of Opitutus sp.:
- the secG gene encoding preprotein translocase subunit SecG: protein MVNILIWLFTAVLILVSVFIVLVVLAQKAKTDGGMGAALGGGATEAAFGADTGNVLTKLTINAAILFFVLTFGLYLANIYASKHAKTTEGQLPTIAVPAAPAAAPAPAPAAPSVALPSAVPAEAAKN, encoded by the coding sequence ATGGTAAACATCCTTATTTGGCTTTTCACGGCTGTCCTCATTCTCGTCTCCGTGTTCATTGTCCTCGTAGTGCTGGCGCAGAAAGCCAAGACCGACGGCGGCATGGGTGCGGCCCTCGGTGGCGGTGCCACTGAAGCGGCCTTCGGCGCTGATACCGGCAACGTCTTAACGAAGCTCACCATCAACGCCGCCATCCTGTTCTTCGTGCTCACGTTCGGTCTGTATTTGGCCAATATTTACGCATCCAAGCACGCGAAGACCACCGAAGGCCAGCTTCCCACCATCGCCGTTCCAGCAGCGCCCGCCGCCGCTCCGGCGCCTGCTCCGGCCGCCCCCAGCGTAGCCTTGCCGAGCGCAGTTCCGGCCGAAGCCGCCAAAAACTGA